The Aequorivita sublithincola DSM 14238 genome window below encodes:
- the mutS gene encoding DNA mismatch repair protein MutS, producing MKRYPPARAFIMAKKETPLMKQYNTIKAKYPDALLLFRVGDFYETFGEDAIRAAGILNITLTARNNGGDNVELAGFPYHSLNTYLPKLVMAGCRVAICDQLEDPKMTKTIVKRGVTELVTPGVAFNDDILQSKSNNFLAAVHFGSKNLGVSFLDVSTGEFLVSEGSAEYIDKLLQNFNPSEVLFSKQKRKLFSETFGNEYHVFHLEDWIFQTDYSFGTLTKHFDVKNLKGFGVDHLEDGIIAAGAALHYLSETRHTKLQHISRLSRIAEDEYVWMDRFTIRNLELYHSHQQNAVTLLDVIDKTISPMGGRLLKRWMALPLKNADKINRRHEVVSFLLDNPVTLEKTQQYTKRIGDLERLISKVATGKVNPREVIQLKNSLEAVVPIKLLALNSKNESLKIIGEQLHDCELLRNKIKETLFEDAPVNILKGNSIAEGFSETLDELRNISANGKGYLDQMLQRETKLTGISSLKIASNNVFGYYIEVRNTHKDKVPQEWIRKQTLVNAERYITEELKEYETKILGAEEKILALEQEIFGKLVEWMLQYIASVQQNAALIAQMDCLCSFATQAKEANYTRPLLDDTFDLDIKDGRHPVIEKQLPPDAPYIANDVFLDCENQQIIMITGPNMSGKSAILRQTALIVLLAQMGSFVPASAVRMGCVDKIFTRVGASDNISMGESTFMVEMNETASILNNLSEKSLILLDEIGRGTSTYDGISIAWAISEYLHEHPSRAKTLFATHYHELNEMTETFARIKNYNVSVKELKDNVLFLRKLVPGGSHHSFGIHVAKMAGMPQAVLLRANKILKRLEKSHASEELTEEMKKVSKEEMQLSFFKLDDPLLEELREEILEIDIDTLTPVEALMKLNEIRRMLQRNASVKMKK from the coding sequence ATGAAAAGATACCCGCCTGCGCGGGCATTTATTATGGCGAAGAAGGAAACCCCATTAATGAAGCAGTATAATACCATTAAAGCAAAGTATCCCGACGCTTTGTTGCTCTTTCGTGTGGGCGATTTTTACGAAACTTTTGGGGAAGATGCCATTCGCGCCGCAGGAATTTTAAATATTACACTTACCGCCCGCAATAATGGGGGCGACAATGTGGAACTCGCTGGTTTTCCGTATCATTCCTTAAATACATATTTACCAAAATTGGTAATGGCCGGTTGTCGCGTTGCTATCTGCGATCAATTGGAAGATCCAAAAATGACCAAAACTATCGTAAAGCGCGGCGTTACAGAATTGGTTACGCCTGGAGTTGCTTTTAATGATGATATTTTACAATCTAAGTCGAATAATTTTTTAGCTGCTGTTCATTTCGGTTCAAAGAATTTGGGCGTTTCCTTTTTGGATGTTTCCACAGGCGAATTCTTGGTTTCTGAAGGTTCTGCGGAATATATAGACAAACTACTTCAGAATTTTAATCCTTCGGAAGTGCTTTTTTCAAAACAAAAACGAAAGCTTTTTTCTGAAACTTTTGGTAATGAATATCACGTTTTCCACCTCGAAGACTGGATTTTTCAAACAGATTATTCCTTTGGAACACTCACGAAGCATTTCGACGTAAAAAACCTAAAAGGTTTTGGGGTGGATCATTTGGAAGACGGCATTATTGCTGCAGGTGCTGCGCTTCATTATTTAAGTGAAACGCGACATACAAAATTGCAACATATTTCTCGTTTGTCGAGAATTGCCGAAGACGAATACGTCTGGATGGACCGATTTACAATTCGCAATTTGGAATTGTACCATTCACATCAGCAGAATGCGGTTACGCTTTTAGATGTTATTGACAAAACTATTTCGCCAATGGGCGGACGACTTTTGAAGCGCTGGATGGCGCTTCCGCTTAAAAATGCGGACAAAATAAACCGTCGGCACGAAGTGGTAAGTTTTCTGTTGGACAATCCTGTTACTTTAGAAAAAACCCAGCAATACACTAAACGCATTGGCGATTTGGAACGTTTAATTTCAAAAGTTGCTACGGGAAAAGTGAATCCACGCGAGGTTATTCAGCTTAAAAATTCTTTGGAAGCCGTGGTTCCTATAAAATTGCTGGCTTTAAATTCGAAAAATGAATCGCTTAAAATTATTGGCGAACAGTTGCACGACTGCGAATTGCTTCGGAATAAAATTAAAGAAACACTTTTTGAAGACGCTCCTGTTAATATTTTAAAAGGGAATTCCATAGCTGAAGGTTTTTCTGAAACGCTTGATGAACTTCGAAATATTTCAGCAAACGGAAAAGGATATTTAGACCAAATGCTGCAGCGCGAAACGAAACTCACAGGAATTTCTTCGCTTAAAATTGCTTCCAACAACGTTTTTGGATATTATATTGAAGTCCGAAACACCCATAAAGACAAAGTTCCGCAGGAATGGATTCGTAAACAAACCTTGGTAAATGCAGAAAGATATATAACCGAAGAATTAAAAGAATACGAAACCAAAATTCTAGGCGCCGAAGAAAAAATTCTTGCTCTAGAGCAAGAGATTTTTGGAAAATTGGTGGAGTGGATGCTTCAATATATTGCCTCGGTTCAGCAAAATGCAGCGTTGATTGCACAAATGGATTGTTTGTGTTCCTTCGCCACCCAGGCGAAAGAAGCAAATTATACACGTCCGCTGCTCGATGATACTTTTGATTTAGATATAAAAGATGGCCGCCATCCGGTTATTGAAAAGCAGCTTCCGCCAGACGCGCCCTATATTGCAAATGATGTTTTTTTAGATTGCGAAAACCAGCAAATAATAATGATTACTGGGCCAAACATGAGTGGTAAATCTGCCATTCTTCGTCAAACGGCTTTAATCGTTTTATTGGCACAGATGGGGAGTTTTGTTCCAGCTTCGGCAGTGCGAATGGGCTGTGTGGATAAAATATTTACAAGGGTAGGAGCCAGTGATAATATCTCGATGGGCGAATCTACTTTTATGGTCGAGATGAATGAGACGGCGAGTATTCTAAACAACCTTTCAGAAAAAAGTTTGATTCTTTTGGATGAAATAGGTCGTGGAACAAGCACTTATGATGGAATCTCGATCGCCTGGGCTATCAGTGAATATTTGCACGAACACCCTTCCCGAGCAAAAACGCTTTTTGCCACGCATTATCACGAGTTAAACGAAATGACCGAAACTTTTGCACGAATCAAAAACTATAATGTTTCAGTTAAGGAATTGAAAGACAACGTTCTTTTTCTTCGGAAATTGGTTCCAGGAGGAAGTCACCACAGTTTTGGAATTCACGTAGCAAAAATGGCGGGAATGCCACAAGCTGTCCTTTTACGAGCAAATAAAATCTTGAAAAGACTAGAAAAGAGCCATGCTTCTGAAGAATTGACCGAAGAAATGAAGAAAGTTTCAAAAGAAGAGATGCAATTGAGCTTTTTTAAATTGGATGATCCACTGCTAGAAGAGCTTCGTGAAGAAATTTTAGAGATTGATATTGACACACTTACGCCAGTGGAAGCCTTGATGAAGCTTAATGAAATTAGAAGAATGTTACAGCGGAATGCATCGGTTAAAATGAAAAAGTAA